A stretch of the Lactuca sativa cultivar Salinas chromosome 9, Lsat_Salinas_v11, whole genome shotgun sequence genome encodes the following:
- the LOC128129144 gene encoding histone acetyltransferase HAC1-like translates to MEEVERGERMPVPQSAVLGAKDLPRTILSDHIESSLFGKLKQERLERARFYGKTYDEVPGAEALVVRVVSSVDKKLEVKQQFLEIFQEENYPVDFGYKSKYVQHSETSLSFKTMDDGQVLLYALPSIKKLADHLPITDLPCVGLVYVHNVKQSSSDVVKVGNKFL, encoded by the exons ATGGAAGAAGTtgaaagaggagagaggatgcctGTACCACAGAGTGCTGTACTTGGAGCAAAAGATTTACCTCGAACCATACTCAGTGATCACATAGAGAGCAGTTTGTTTGGAAAACTGAAGCAGGAGAGACTAGAGCGCGCAAGGTTCTATGGGAAAACTTATGATGAG gTTCCTGGAGCAGAAGCACTTGTTGTCAGAGTGGTCTCTTCTGTGGACAAGAAGTTGGAAGTCAAGCAACAATTTCTTGAGATCTTTCAAGAGGAAAATTACCCTGTGGATTTTGGGTATAAGTCTAAG taTGTGCAACATAGCGAGACATCATTGTCCTTCAAAACTATGGATGATGGCCAAGTCTTACTCTATGCA TTACCGAGTATAAAAAAGCTTGCTGATCAT TTACCGA TTACCGATTTGCCATGTGTAGGTCTTGTTTATGTGCATAATGTCAAGCAAAGTAGCTCGGATGTTGTGAAGGTGGGCAACAAGTTCTTGTAG